The Salvia miltiorrhiza cultivar Shanhuang (shh) chromosome 1, IMPLAD_Smil_shh, whole genome shotgun sequence genome has a window encoding:
- the LOC130989694 gene encoding kelch repeat-containing protein At3g27220 — MARAAAAGKHKTTKLVFVLVGLLGLFLIVDLLWASSSSPSSNWIVPDSANIVVPQPVRPNNSTPIKEKHKQDKKDAVSGRVLSATFADLDAPELKWEKMATAPVPRLDGAAIQIKNLLYVFAGYGTIDYVHSHVDIYNFTDNTWGGRFDMPKEMAHSHLGMVTDGRYIYVVTGQYGPQCRGPTAHTFVLDTETKQWQDMPPLPVPRYAPATQLWRGRLHVMGGSKEDRGTPGVEHWSIAVKDGKVLEKEWRTEIPIPRGGPHRACVVFNDCLYTFGGQEGDFMAKPGSPIFKCSRRNEVVFGDVYMLDDDMKWKVLPSMPKPDSHIEFAWAIVNNSLIIVGGTTEKHPVTKKMILVGEVFRFEFDTQKWSVIGKLPYRVKTTLVGFWNGMLYFTSGQRDRGPDDPAPKKVLGEMWRTKLLL; from the exons ATGGCAAGAGCAGCAGCTGCGGGCAAGCACAAAACGACCAAGTTGGTTTTCGTATTGGTGGGGTTATTGGGCCTTTTTCTCATTGTAGATCTGCTATGGGCTTCATCCTCTTCACCTTCTTCCAATTGGATTGTGCCAGATTCCGCCAATATCGTCGTTCCCCAACCTGTTCGCCCCAATAATTCCACTCCGATTAAG GAAAAGCATAAGCAAGACAAGAAGGATGCTGTCTCTGGGAGGGTTTTATCAGCAACTTTCGCTGATTTAGATGCTCCTGAGTTGAAATGGGAGAAGATGGCAACGGCACCCGTGCCTCGTCTTGATGGTGCGGCAATACAGATCAAGAATCTTCTTTATGTATTTGCTGGATATGGAACCATTGATTAT GTGCATTCTCATGTTGACATATACAATTTCACTGATAACACTTGGGGGGGCAGATTTGACATGCCAAAAGAAATGGCGCATTCACATTTAGGGATGGTTACAGATGGAAGATACATTTATGTGGTGACCGGACAATATGGTCCTCAATGTAGAGGGCCAACTGCTCACACATTTGTACTGGATACGGAGACAAAGCAGTGGCAGGACATGCCACCTTTACCTGTTCCACG GTATGCACCTGCCACCCAACTTTGGAGAGGCCGACTCCATGTGATGGGTGGCAGCAAAGAGGACCGTGGTACACCTGGAGTAGAGCATTGGAGTATTGCTGTCAAAGATGGCAAAGTTTTAGAAAAGGAATGGCGAACTGAAATTCCTATTCCTCGTGGTGGACCTCACAG GGCTTGTGTTGTGTTCAATGACTGTCTGTATACTTTTGGTGGCCAAGAGGGCGATTTCATGGCGAAACCGGGATCTCCAATTTTTAAATGCTCTCGTCGGAATGAG GTTGTATTTGGTGATGTGTACATGCTAGATGATGATATGAAGTGGAAAGTGCTACCTTCTATGCCAAAGCCAGATTCTCATATCGAGTTTGCTTGGGCAATTGTTAATAATTCTCTAATCATTGTCGGAGGTACCACGGAAAAGCATCCTGTAACCAAAAAGATGATTTTGGTTGGAGAAGTATTCAGATTTGAATTTGATACCCAG AAATGGTCAGTGATTGGAAAGCTCCCTTACCGTGTCAAAACCACTCTAGTCGGGTTTTGGAACGGGATGCTGTATTTTACATCGGGGCAACGAGACAGAGGCCCTGACGATCCAGCACCCAAGAAGGTCCTTGGGGAGATGTGGAGAACAAAGCTCTTGTTATGA
- the LOC130989687 gene encoding F-box/kelch-repeat protein At1g51550 codes for MAFASGALTLCLSSFRLPNSLKIFYFIFPNKRTFRGKKMEGMGSEKERQRNQQMERKRHRFCPMAESSSNGSSSSPVTRIPLDHLFSILLLLPIESILSFSMTCRKLRSLADSDSLWESVCRRDWGSAPVEALKPSNGLPWKKLYQQVYELDSVLCHRLLAEGGEGAPTPRASHSLNLVSGCLVLFGGGCTGGRHLDDTWAAYTGNDLRRSSLKWQKMKSGIPSGRFGHSCVVVDDLLILFGGINDQGVRQTDTWIGQMTVDSRHGITMSWRLLDVGLVSPPPRGAHAACCIGFQSMLVHGGIGLSGRRLDDAWILRLSEDLCCGTWTEIVAAPAQPCPSSRSGHTLTHIGGRQTILFGGRGNGFEVLNDVWLFDASDEHRERWTQLVFETRNVPQGLSLPRVGHSASLIIGRRLLIYGGEDSYRHRKDDFWVLDISSMPCVRMQRPTILKQNRVFRRMWKRVESKGDKPQSRSFHGACVDASGRFLFIHGGMVDGLIQPADSSGLGFDGESFVVDLLLQP; via the exons ATGGCCTTTGCCAGTGGGGCTCTAACATTATGCCTATCTTCATTTAGATTGCCAAATTccttgaaaatattttattttattttcccaAACAAACGTACGTTTCGCGGTAAAAAAATGGAGGGGATGGGCAGTGAAAAAGAGAGGCAGAGAAATCAACAAATGGAGAGGAAAAGACACAGATTTTGCCCCATGGCAGAGAGCAGCAGTAATGGATCATCTTCATCGCCTGTGACGAGAATTCCTCTAGACCATCTGTTTTCGATCCTGCTGCTTCTGCCGATTGAATCGATCCTTTCTTTCTCCATGACGTGTAGAAAGCTGAGATCTTTGGCGGATTCAGATTCGCTGTGGGAATCTGTGTGCAGGAGGGATTGGGGGAGTGCCCCGGTTGAAGCGCTTAAGCCTTCGAATGGTCTGCCATGGAAGAAGTTGTACCAGCAGGTTTATGAGTTGGACTCTGTGTTGTGCCATAGGCTGTTGGCTGAGGGAGGGGAGGGCGCCCCCACACCTAGGGCTTCCCATTCTCTCAATTTGGTTTCTGGTTGCTTGGTTCTCTTTGGTGGCGGCTGCACTGGAg GCAGGCACCTAGATGACACATGGGCAGCATACACAGGCAATGATTTGAGAAGATCTTCACTAAAATGGCAGAAGATGAAGTCAGGCATACCAAGTGGGAGGTTTGGCCACTCCTGTGTGGTTGTTGATGACCTTCTCATCCTCTTCGGAGGGATCAACGACCAGGGCGTCCGTCAGACCGACACGTGGATCGGGCAGATGACGGTCGACTCAAGGCATGGCATCACGATGTCGTGGAGGCTGCTGGATGTGGGGTTGGTCTCCCCGCCGCCACGCGGAGCCCACGCGGCGTGCTGCATCGGCTTTCAGAGCATGCTCGTCCACGGCGGCATCGGCTTGTCCGGACGGAGGCTGGACGACGCGTGGATCCTCCGGCTCTCAGAGGATCTCTGCTGCGGGACATGGACGGAGATCGTTGCAGCTCCGGCTCAGCCGTGCCCGTCGTCAAGGTCGGGGCACACGCTAACGCATATAGGCGGGAGGCAGACCATCTTGTTCGGAGGGCGGGGCAACGGCTTCGAAGTGTTAAACGACGTGTGGCTGTTCGATGCGTCCGATGAACATCGGGAGAGATGGACGCAGCTTGTATTTGAGACGCGCAACGTGCCCCAGGGGCTCTCCCTGCCGCGCGTGGGGCACTCGGCCAGCCTCATCATCGGGCGCCGCCTGCTCATTTACGGAGGTGAGGATTCTTACAGACATAGGAAGGATGATTTCTGGGTTTTGGACATAAGCTCGATGCCTTGTGTGAGAATGCAGCGTCCAACCATTCTTAAGCAGAATAGAGTGTTTAGACGAATGTGGAAAAGGGTCGAGTCTAAAGGGGACAAACCTCAGAGTAGATCATTTCATGGGGCTTGTGTTGATGCTTCCGGCCGTTTCTTGTTCATCCACGGTGGGATGGTCGACGGCCTGATCCAGCCAGCCGACTCATCAGGACTAGGGTTCGACGGAGAGAGTTTTGTGGTGGATCTTCTGCTCCAGCCATAG
- the LOC130989697 gene encoding uncharacterized protein LOC130989697, with product MEALSSSALQIKKFSDMSSGIQTAKTSNKHCAFLRVSPSSNKTQSLRRVSRVSALAREVSDDGSGGEDDSRLDNDNGVLRLASEETLSLSQGNSSDLQQSSVPDINLTTPPLMGSYGTTSGGGTRAGLFRTPISGGVQSATSAHGLPRPALAVRNLMEQARFAHLCTVMSRMHHRREGYPFGSLVDFAPDPMGHPIFSFSPLAIHTRNLLADPKCTLVVQTPGWSGLSNARVTIFGDVYPLPEDQQEWAHKQYIEKHLQGPSQQWGNFYYFRMQNISDIYFIGGFGTVAWVDVKEYEELRPDKIAVDGGEQNLKELNAIFSKPLRELLSKETEVDDAAFISIDSKGVDIRVRQGAQFNVQRISFEDGQSVETLEEAKKALWRLMNGGQMHNLQK from the exons ATGGAAGCTCTGTCGAGTTCCGCTTTGCAAATTAAGAAGTTTTCTGATATGTCATCGGGAATTCAGACTGCTAAAACCAGCAACAAGCATTGTGCTTTTTTGAGAGTCTCTCCAAGCTCCAATAAAACGCAGTCGTTGCGACGTGTTTCTCGAGTTTCGGCGCTAGCGCGGGAAGTATCTGATGACGGTAGCGGCGGCGAGGACGACAGCCGCTTGGATAACGATAATGGCGTATTGCGTCTGGCATCCGAAGAAACTCTCTCTCTGTCTCAG GGTAATTCATCAGATCTCCAACAAAGTAGTGTACCGGATATAAATTTGACGACACCTCCTCTTATGGGCTCATATGGAACTACAAGTGGGGGAGGTACAAGAGCTGGGCTTTTCAGGACGCCTATATCTGGAGGAGTGCAAAGTGCCACCTCTGCTCATGGCTTACCAAGACCAGCCCTAGCGGTCCGAAATTTAATGGAACAG GCTAGATTTGCTCACCTGTGTACTGTGATGTCACGCATGCACCACCGCCGAGAGGGTTATCCATTTGGCTCACTCGTAGATTTTGCTCCGGATCCTATGGGAC ATCCAATATTTTCATTCTCACCGTTGGCTATACACACTAGGAACTTGCTAGCCGATCCAAAATGCACACTAGTTGTGCAG ACTCCTGGATGGAGTGGCTTGTCAAATGCACGGGTCACAATCTTTGGTGACGTATACCCTCTCCCAGAGGACCAGCAG GAATGGGCTCATAAACAATACATAGAGAAACACCTACAGGGACCTTCTCAGCAGTGGGGAAATTTCTACTATTTTCGGATGCAAAACATAAG TGATATATATTTCATTGGAGGCTTTGGAACTGTTGCTTGGGTCGACGTTAAAGAATACGAAGAACTTAGACCTGATAAAATTGCTGTCGATGGTGGTGAACAGAATCTAAAG GAACTAAATGCAATCTTCTCAAAGCCCTTGAGAGAGCTTCTATCCAAAGAAACTGAGGTGGACGATGCGGCTTTCATATCGATAGACAGCAAGGGTGTCGATATTCGTGTCCGCCAAGGCGCCCAG TTCAACGTTCAAAGGATCTCGTTTGAAGACGGGCAGAGCGTCGAGACGCTAGAGGAGGCAAAGAAGGCACTTTGGAGACTCATGAATGGAGGCCAGATGCACAATCTGCAAAAATGA
- the LOC130989713 gene encoding uncharacterized protein LOC130989713: protein MNAVSNYAPRAEHRNCARHIYMNWKKDNKGATLKTIFWKAVRATTEQQYKKVLEEMKAESVGAYQSFIERDTSKFCKAFLSCKPCSDMVDNNISETFNGWILSARGKHLIHCMEEIRTALMMRQVKKLHDMAVVSDRLCPMINKKLEKMKFQSRNMNTIPALGDKFEVDDEGEKYVVNIPQRTCTCRVWELTGIPCTHGLAAIKYLNDDASNFVHEYYTISKYLQAYKYALEPLNGPLHWPQCEGSVIKPPTVKNMPGRPKKNRIRDPHEVDPKNPNRLKRKGLVMTCGNCGERGHNTRGCKKEKVEKPTKEKGAKGRPKKNEATTKDKGKMPVISKAEQKQIAMEKAIAMRGAGLYISEGSGNQYFRTPDQRGVTHTTHGGESGGRGRGRPRGGARGRARGGARGSARGGAAGSVASNLPSGSTLLECSATQESINK, encoded by the exons ATGAATGCTGTGAGCAATTATGCTCCAAGGGCAGAGCATCGGAATTGTGCCCGCCACATCTACATGAATTGGAAGAAAGACAATAAAGGAGCAACTTTGAAGACAATCTTTTggaaggctgtcagagctacaACCGAACAACAATACAAGAAGGTTCTTGAGGAGATGAAGGCTGAGAGTGTTGGAGCTTACCAGAGCTTCATTGAGAGGGACACTTCGAAATTCTGTAAGGCCTTTCTATCTTGCAAACCTTGTTCGGACATGGTAGACAATAATATAAGTGAGACTTTCAATGGCTGGATACTTAGTGCTAGGGGAAAACACTTGATACACTGTATGGAAGAGATCAGGACAGCCCTTATGATGAGGCAAGTGAAAAAATTACATGATATGGCAGTGGTTTCTGATAGGCTTTGTCCTATGATCAACAAAAAACTTGAGAAAATGAAGTTTCAGTCTAGGAACATGAACACTATACCTGCACTTGGGGATAAGTTTGAGGTAGATGACGAGGGTGAGAAATATGTTGTCAATATTCCACAGAGGACATGTACATGCAGAGTCTGGGAGCTTACTGGTATACCTTGCACACATGGTCTTGCTGCCATCAAGTACTTGAATGATGATGCATCTAACTTTGTGCATGAGTATTACACAATTTCCAAGTATTTGCAGGCTTATAAATATGCATTGGAGCCACTGAATGGTCCATTGCATTGGCCACAGTGTGAGGGTAGTGTGATTAAGCCTCCAACAGTGAAGAACATGCCTGGGCGGCCTAAGAAGAATAGGATTAGGGATCCCCATGAGGTTGATCCCAAAAATCCTAATAGGCTGAAAAGAAAAGGGCTAGTAATGACTTGTGGTAACTGTGGTGAGCGTGGTCATAACACAAGGGGCTGTAAGAAGGAGAAGGTCGAGAAGCCAACAAAAGAAAAGGGAGCAAAGGGGAGGCCTAAGAAGAATGAGGCTACAACAAAGGACAAGGGGAAGATGCCTGTGATATCCAAGGCAGAGCAAAAGCAGATTGCCATGGAGAAGGCAATTGCAATGAGGGGTGCTGGACTCTACATCAGTGAGGGCAGTGGCAACCAATACTTTAGG ACACCTGATCAAAGGGGTGTCACCCATACCACCCACGGAGGAGAATCAGGTggcagaggaagaggaagacCAAGGGGTGGTGCAAGAGGAAGAGCTCGGGGTGGTGCAAGAGGAAGCGCTCGAGGTGGTGCAGCCGGCAGTGTTGCAAGCAATCTGCCGTCAGGAAGCACATTGTTGGAATGCTCAGCTACACAAGAGAGCATTAACAAGTGA